The DNA region TGCATGGTCGGATCGCTTGCGAATACCGGGTCTTCCCACGCCTTTTTCGTTGTCGGCAGGGTGGAGGCGGCTTGATACCAGGCCACCTGGGTTTGCGGGTCGGCCATGTAGTCGATGAATGTCAGCGCTTCGTCCACTTTGTCCGTATTGTGAAACACGGCGAGGTGGGAACCGCCGGCCATGGATGCGTTACTTTCGACCTTCGGCATAACGCGCACCGCCCATTTCCCGCCGATTTCCGGCGCTTGCTCTTTAATCGTGTTCACCATATAAGGTCCGCTGATGAACATCGGATAGGTGCCGTCTTTAAAGCCCTGGACGGTTTCCTTACCGGCTTCCAACTGGGCCAGTCCTTCCTTAAAAAACTGCGCGTAGAGCTCCATCGCCGCTTTGAACCGCGGATCGTCGAAGCTGTCCGCGCCCTTCGCCGGATCGTAAACCCAACCGTGCTCCCAGGCCATCATCATCGGGATATGGTGGCTGCCCTTGTCGATGTCGATCCCGTACAGTCCTTTGCCGCGTGCGGCCAGTTTACGCGCCGCATCCACCGCCTCGTCCCACGTTTCGGGGCCCTTGGGATAGCCGGCTTCCCCAAGCAGATCGGTGCGGTAAAACAGCACCCGGGTATCGATAATATAAGGGATGGCATACGTTTTTCCGTGATACACCGTCGTTGCCGCAGCGCTTTCGAAGAACCGCTCCGGCTGTAAATTCGGATAATCCTTCAACCGGTCGGTCAGATCCAGGAACGCTCCCGCTTCGGCGAATTCGGCCACCCACGTGTTGCCGACCTGCAGCACGTCCGGCCCCTTGCCGGCGGCTACGGCCGTCAGCAGCTTATCGTGGGCGTCGCCCCACGGAATCGCCAGCACGTCCACGTTGACCCCGTGCTTTTTTTCAAAATCCTTGACGAATTCCTGCATCTGTTTTCCTTCCGATCCCATTGCCCATACCTTTAGCGTTTTGCCGCCTGAAGCCGAATGCGGTGAACATCCCGCAAGAACGATGGTCAGGGCCGTTATGCAGGCCGCCAGCGTCCTTATCCAATGCCTCTTTTTTAACATGCTTTCCCTCCGTTAATACAAATAGGGTAACCGGTTACCTAACAAGAAGTATAAGCGGGATAAGTCAGCGAATGGTTAGGGGGATGTAAATGGAAAGTAAAACTTGGTCTACGTCTGTCAAATTGCCGGGCCGACTTCCTGCTCAGCACTCCCGCCTAAGAGTAAACCTCCCCCTCCCTTGGCATACTATGGGCATATGTTAGTGAAGGGGTGAAACGGTTTGGAGAAGGATGCCGCTTCGGCCGTCTATTTGCGTCTTCGCAAGCAGGCGGGCCTGCCTGCCGGAGTTCCGATCCGGCTGGGGGATGTGGCCAGCGTACTGGCGGATTCCGGGCTTGAACGGAGGCTGCTGGAGCTGGTGCTGATCCGTCCGGAGCAACGTGACGGAAATTTGATCGTGATTGACATGATGCTGGTGATCTCCGTGATCCGGGAGCGTTTCCCCGGTCTGCGCGTCGAATTTATCGGCGAACCCCAGGTGCTTGTCGAGATGGTCAAAGAGGAGAAAAAACCTTCGCTGATCTTGTTTTGTTTCGTATGGCTGCTGCTGTTTTTCGGAGCCGCGCTGACGATTATGAACTTTCATGCGGATGTGAGCATGCCGGAGGTGCAGGTGCGGATCGTGGAAATGCTCACCGGCGAGCGGGACGAGCATCCTTACCTGTTTCAGGCTGCTTATTCCGTCGGCATCGGCCTAGGGATGATCGTCTTTTTCAATCACTTGTTCAAGAAAAAATGGAACGAAGAGCCTACCCCGCTGGAAGTGGAAATGTTTTTGTATCAAGAAAATTTGAATCAATACGTCATCGCCGAGGAATACAAAAAAATGCATCAAACCGGCGCGCCGAAGGAGAAGTCCTGATGCCCCCTTTAACCGCGGGAGTGGCTGTTTTTATCGGCCTCTCAGGAGGCATTGCCGTCGGGGCGGGCATGATCGCGTTTTTTATTGTGCTGGACATCATTCCCAGACTGGCTCAGCTCACGAACTCTTACGGTAAAGTTCATTGGTATGAAGGCGCGATGGTGAGCGGCGCTTTTTTGGGAACGGTCGCCGATTTCTGGAATTGGAAGATGGCCGGTTCCTGGACGGCCGAAGGGCTCGTCGGCCTGCTGAACGGGATCTTCGTCGGCATGCTAGCGGCGGCCTTGACCGAGGTGCTTAATGTGCTGCCGATTTTGGCCAAACGCTTGCATATGCAACGGTATTTATTTGGACTTATGCTGGCCATGGTGTTCGGCAAGATGGCGGGCTCTTTATTTGAATGGTTTGTTTACGGACCTTAAATTTGTATAGTAGGGAGGTTGACCGGTACAATGATGGAAAATGAACAAAACGGACCGAGGCAAGATGATGCGGACCATCCGCAGGTGATTCCGGATTTCGTTCCGGGTGAAGAGGAGAATGTGCTCGTCAGCGATCACCACCCGGAGAGCGGAACGGAATATCGGAAAAAGGAGATGGAACGGTCCGATAACATCAAGGAATCGATCATATACTGGCAAAAAAGCGACAATATCAGCAGAAGCTTGTCCACAACGAAACATACGCTGAAGGAAGTCGTCGGCCTGGGCGAAAGCTTTGACATGGTAATCCGGGACATGGCTTTCGGCGGCAAAAGCACGTTTTTGTTTTTTATCAACGGTTTTGCCCGGACTGAAGTAATGCAGGAAATCCTTAAGCGCTTGACTTACCTGACTGCGGAAGATCTCACGGAGGGAGCGCTGCGTTCATTTTTCGAGCTGTATATCCCCCATATTCAGGTGGAGAAGACGGACAAATTAAGCGATGCGGTAAACAAAGCGCTGACCGGCATGAGCGTATTGTTCATCGACGGGGAACAAACCGCCGTGCTGATGGATACGCGCAGTTATCCGATCCGCAGCCCGGAGGAGCCGTCGCTGGAACGGGTCGTTCGCGGCGCCCGCGACGGATTCACCGAAACGCTCGTCACCAACGTCACGCTCGTACGCCGCAGACTTCGCGACCCCGGGCTCAAGTTCGAAGTAGTGAGCGTCGGACGCCGCACGCGTACCGATGTTTGCATCGCCTATGTGGACGATATCGTCGATAAAACGCAGGTGGATTCGGTTCGCGAAAAAATCAAGGCGGTTAATATCGACGGTATCCCGTTGGCCGATAAGCAGTTGGAGGAGGCCATCGTGCACCGGGGCTGGAATCCGTACCCGCTGGTGCGCTATTCGGAACGCCCCGATGTGGTCGCTTCCCA from Paenibacillus macerans includes:
- a CDS encoding spore germination protein, which gives rise to MENEQNGPRQDDADHPQVIPDFVPGEEENVLVSDHHPESGTEYRKKEMERSDNIKESIIYWQKSDNISRSLSTTKHTLKEVVGLGESFDMVIRDMAFGGKSTFLFFINGFARTEVMQEILKRLTYLTAEDLTEGALRSFFELYIPHIQVEKTDKLSDAVNKALTGMSVLFIDGEQTAVLMDTRSYPIRSPEEPSLERVVRGARDGFTETLVTNVTLVRRRLRDPGLKFEVVSVGRRTRTDVCIAYVDDIVDKTQVDSVREKIKAVNIDGIPLADKQLEEAIVHRGWNPYPLVRYSERPDVVASHLLEGRVVVFVDTSPSVMILPTTFFDLCQHAEENRQTPFMGTYLRWVRFFGILASLFLLPLWLLIVVHPEYKPALLAFLGPEKTAKIPLIAQFLIVEFGVDLMRMAAVHTPTPLASAMGLIAAILIGDIAVQTGFFVNEVVLYMAVAAIGMFATPSYELGLANRIIRLALLLAVAAFGAPGFIVGVTAFIVLLTMRRSYNASYLWPFIPFNAKAMAAVLVRVPVMTSKQRPSSNRTRDNTRMPKK
- a CDS encoding sugar ABC transporter substrate-binding protein, whose protein sequence is MLKKRHWIRTLAACITALTIVLAGCSPHSASGGKTLKVWAMGSEGKQMQEFVKDFEKKHGVNVDVLAIPWGDAHDKLLTAVAAGKGPDVLQVGNTWVAEFAEAGAFLDLTDRLKDYPNLQPERFFESAAATTVYHGKTYAIPYIIDTRVLFYRTDLLGEAGYPKGPETWDEAVDAARKLAARGKGLYGIDIDKGSHHIPMMMAWEHGWVYDPAKGADSFDDPRFKAAMELYAQFFKEGLAQLEAGKETVQGFKDGTYPMFISGPYMVNTIKEQAPEIGGKWAVRVMPKVESNASMAGGSHLAVFHNTDKVDEALTFIDYMADPQTQVAWYQAASTLPTTKKAWEDPVFASDPTMQTFGEQLKTTQAFPVIAEYEFIASKLLKTLEQVIRGGADIDQALTGYREEVRKILAK
- a CDS encoding stage V sporulation protein AB, with the protein product MPPLTAGVAVFIGLSGGIAVGAGMIAFFIVLDIIPRLAQLTNSYGKVHWYEGAMVSGAFLGTVADFWNWKMAGSWTAEGLVGLLNGIFVGMLAAALTEVLNVLPILAKRLHMQRYLFGLMLAMVFGKMAGSLFEWFVYGP
- a CDS encoding stage V sporulation protein AA — translated: MEKDAASAVYLRLRKQAGLPAGVPIRLGDVASVLADSGLERRLLELVLIRPEQRDGNLIVIDMMLVISVIRERFPGLRVEFIGEPQVLVEMVKEEKKPSLILFCFVWLLLFFGAALTIMNFHADVSMPEVQVRIVEMLTGERDEHPYLFQAAYSVGIGLGMIVFFNHLFKKKWNEEPTPLEVEMFLYQENLNQYVIAEEYKKMHQTGAPKEKS